In Halobacterium sp. CBA1132, a genomic segment contains:
- a CDS encoding AbrB/MazE/SpoVT family DNA-binding domain-containing protein translates to MSESESEKVVSVSSRGQATIPKEFREELGIDTPGRVKFVRTDEGEVIVRPIQSATDLRGILAGKTDDQGNSAVERLREERKQDKASDEELQERYVGRDTEDTK, encoded by the coding sequence ATGAGTGAATCAGAGTCTGAAAAAGTCGTCTCGGTATCCTCTCGCGGACAGGCGACGATCCCGAAAGAGTTTCGCGAGGAACTAGGGATCGATACTCCCGGCCGGGTAAAGTTCGTTCGCACCGACGAAGGGGAGGTCATCGTTCGTCCCATTCAGTCGGCCACGGACCTTCGCGGCATCTTGGCGGGAAAGACCGACGACCAAGGGAACTCGGCAGTCGAACGGCTGCGTGAGGAACGAAAACAGGACAAAGCTAGTGACGAGGAGCTGCAGGAGCGGTATGTCGGTCGCGATACTGAGGATACGAAATGA
- a CDS encoding PhzF family phenazine biosynthesis protein encodes MFAEFFGIPEDPATGASNGCLAAYLTEHQYFDTSEIDVRVEQGYEVNRPSLLYLRGQTTADSIQVEVGGRVIPTATGTLVESNSL; translated from the coding sequence GTGTTTGCAGAGTTTTTCGGTATCCCTGAGGATCCTGCGACTGGTGCTTCGAATGGGTGTCTCGCTGCATACCTTACTGAGCACCAGTACTTCGACACGTCTGAGATCGACGTACGTGTCGAACAAGGATATGAAGTGAACCGACCCTCACTACTGTATCTACGTGGGCAGACAACTGCAGATTCGATTCAGGTAGAGGTCGGTGGGCGAGTAATTCCGACTGCGACTGGGACTCTCGTCGAGTCGAATAGCCTCTAA
- a CDS encoding PIN domain-containing protein, translated as MTAAREHPDTIVFDTEPLVAYFCDEPGSDTVETYIEAVEGSADGYISAINLAEVHYVVRAIDSEARADAIVNVLEETGIRQVDTEETWPSAADFKLRYSPALGDAFALATANQVSGMLLVGADDDYDDVDDVPITRFRPESA; from the coding sequence ATGACAGCAGCACGTGAGCATCCCGACACTATCGTTTTCGACACGGAACCGCTAGTTGCGTACTTCTGTGATGAGCCGGGTAGTGACACCGTCGAAACCTACATCGAAGCGGTAGAAGGATCGGCTGATGGCTATATCTCCGCGATCAACCTCGCTGAGGTCCATTATGTCGTCCGCGCTATCGACAGTGAAGCCCGTGCCGACGCCATCGTCAACGTCCTTGAAGAAACCGGGATACGGCAAGTCGATACCGAGGAGACGTGGCCCAGTGCAGCCGACTTCAAATTGCGCTACTCGCCAGCACTTGGCGATGCGTTCGCGCTCGCAACCGCGAACCAAGTCAGCGGCATGCTACTCGTCGGTGCCGATGACGATTATGACGACGTTGACGACGTACCGATTACGCGCTTCCGACCGGAATCAGCGTAG
- a CDS encoding L-lactate permease, with the protein MPNVLILALVGVVPIGVAFVLLAGLRWSAARAMGVGWLLAAGIGLTYWSMEPTWLVASAVYGALQAVDIILIVFGAILLMNYLEGSGAIATIRWYFGQIEEDRRIQVLLIGLGFMTIIEGAAGFGTPGALAAPLFIGLGFPPLAAAVFGLYFNAPNPPFGAAGTPVIGGTGAVIDPALSGSVSVSEFLSMVSAWTGVVTGVTYVFWGLLGVFFLTYWFGNGDGERSIGTAVRSTLPIAPFALLLGVVTGGTQLVIAWFVGPALPDIAAGFVVLGIGLLLAKNDILIPDDQWDFPEESTWSDTWLGGLDLDEVSRDQPKKEMSVLLAWTPYLLVALALLVTRWPDLTVAGVAVLDWIQSFSVGLDSILGTELGYTLQYLYLPGTMPFIPIAILTGFLHKMDTTQMGEAWRRSIQQIAPAALTLIIAVSMTQIMIQSQTNTADLLGMMEALSRALAMGAGGLLPLISPWIGAIGSFMTGSNTSSNILFSVLQYNAAETVGVSRVIAVSLQNVGGGLGNMVSVLNVAAICGVVGITGREGDLLRKAIIPMALFAVFAGLFGMLLTYVLVPGLF; encoded by the coding sequence ATGCCTAATGTTCTCATACTGGCTCTCGTCGGCGTCGTCCCGATCGGCGTCGCGTTCGTACTGCTCGCTGGGCTCCGGTGGTCCGCTGCCCGCGCAATGGGTGTCGGGTGGCTGCTCGCGGCCGGAATCGGACTCACGTACTGGAGTATGGAGCCCACCTGGTTGGTGGCCTCGGCCGTCTACGGCGCGCTGCAGGCCGTCGACATCATCCTCATCGTCTTCGGGGCGATCCTCCTGATGAACTACCTCGAGGGGAGTGGCGCCATTGCTACGATCAGGTGGTACTTCGGGCAGATCGAAGAAGACCGGCGCATCCAGGTGCTGCTCATCGGTCTCGGGTTCATGACCATCATCGAAGGTGCAGCCGGGTTCGGGACACCGGGAGCACTCGCCGCACCGCTGTTCATCGGCCTCGGATTCCCCCCGTTGGCCGCTGCGGTGTTCGGGCTTTATTTCAACGCCCCGAACCCGCCGTTCGGTGCCGCCGGCACGCCTGTCATCGGCGGCACCGGTGCCGTCATCGACCCAGCGCTGTCCGGGTCGGTGAGTGTATCCGAGTTCCTCTCGATGGTCTCCGCATGGACTGGCGTCGTCACGGGAGTGACGTACGTGTTCTGGGGACTGCTCGGCGTGTTCTTCCTGACGTACTGGTTCGGGAACGGTGACGGTGAACGCAGCATCGGAACCGCCGTGCGTAGCACTCTCCCCATCGCGCCGTTCGCGCTCCTGCTCGGCGTCGTCACTGGTGGCACACAGCTGGTAATCGCGTGGTTCGTCGGGCCTGCACTCCCCGATATCGCCGCAGGGTTCGTGGTGCTCGGCATCGGTCTCCTGCTCGCAAAAAACGATATCCTCATCCCTGATGACCAGTGGGACTTCCCCGAGGAATCGACATGGAGCGACACGTGGCTCGGCGGCCTCGATCTTGACGAGGTGTCCCGTGACCAACCCAAAAAGGAGATGTCTGTGCTGTTGGCGTGGACCCCGTACCTGCTCGTTGCGCTCGCACTGCTCGTCACGCGGTGGCCGGACCTCACGGTCGCCGGCGTCGCCGTCCTCGACTGGATCCAGAGTTTTTCCGTCGGACTCGACTCGATCCTCGGTACTGAACTCGGATACACTCTTCAGTACCTCTATCTCCCCGGAACGATGCCGTTCATCCCCATCGCGATCCTCACTGGCTTCCTTCACAAGATGGACACCACACAGATGGGGGAAGCGTGGCGACGGTCGATCCAGCAGATCGCTCCGGCCGCCCTCACGCTCATTATCGCCGTCTCGATGACGCAGATAATGATTCAGTCGCAGACGAACACCGCCGACCTCCTCGGCATGATGGAGGCACTCAGCCGCGCGCTCGCGATGGGCGCCGGCGGCCTGCTCCCGCTCATCTCGCCGTGGATCGGCGCTATCGGCTCGTTCATGACGGGGAGCAACACGTCCTCAAACATCCTCTTCAGCGTACTCCAGTACAACGCCGCCGAGACGGTCGGCGTCTCCCGGGTGATCGCCGTCAGCCTGCAGAACGTCGGCGGCGGCCTCGGAAACATGGTCTCGGTGTTGAACGTGGCCGCTATCTGTGGTGTCGTTGGAATCACTGGGCGTGAAGGCGACCTCCTGCGGAAAGCGATCATCCCGATGGCGCTGTTCGCTGTCTTCGCCGGCCTGTTCGGGATGCTGCTGACGTACGTTCTGGTTCCCGGCCTGTTCTGA
- a CDS encoding lactate utilization protein C, translating into MSAEPIATFESSLDEVGVELVRTTADEFASTLSPLLDAPTVGTSLPFETVSLPDSVETDPSIADLEAAATGVTAAGYGIADYGSVIIQGGTDGEEPVSLYADEHVAVVAASDVLPDMDATFDQLAEDIRNGVGQSIIATGPSATADMGALVTGAHGPMDVTVVLLEGK; encoded by the coding sequence ATGTCAGCCGAGCCAATTGCGACCTTCGAGTCGTCACTCGACGAAGTCGGCGTCGAACTCGTGCGAACCACGGCCGACGAGTTCGCGTCGACGCTTTCACCCCTGCTCGACGCGCCCACAGTCGGCACCTCACTCCCCTTCGAGACCGTCTCGCTGCCGGACAGCGTCGAGACCGATCCGTCGATCGCGGACCTCGAGGCCGCGGCGACCGGCGTCACTGCTGCCGGCTACGGCATCGCCGACTACGGTTCGGTGATCATCCAGGGCGGTACCGACGGTGAGGAGCCGGTGAGTCTCTACGCGGACGAACACGTCGCCGTCGTCGCCGCCAGCGACGTACTCCCGGACATGGACGCGACGTTCGACCAGCTCGCCGAGGACATCCGGAACGGCGTCGGACAGTCCATCATCGCGACGGGGCCGAGCGCAACCGCAGACATGGGCGCGCTCGTGACGGGCGCTCACGGCCCGATGGATGTGACGGTCGTACTTCTGGAGGGCAAGTAG
- a CDS encoding type II toxin-antitoxin system VapC family toxin, whose product MAEPVETPIGTITPEHFRPGHVRHQVVVGPKFLYALFNPQDRMHAVSRAFMTFVRDGDLPYRRLIVNDHIVDEAATRLKKQASMRNAASFLTTLDESTLYQFESVSEDVFDDAKATFVEWTDLDASLTDFTVAAHMDASGVDHILTYDRHYDAFDVTTLPYRNQD is encoded by the coding sequence ATGGCTGAACCAGTCGAAACCCCGATCGGGACGATCACGCCCGAGCATTTTCGCCCAGGGCACGTCCGCCATCAGGTCGTCGTCGGGCCGAAGTTCCTGTACGCATTATTCAACCCACAAGATCGGATGCACGCAGTCTCGCGGGCGTTCATGACCTTTGTCCGCGACGGTGACCTCCCCTATCGTCGCCTCATCGTCAACGATCACATCGTCGACGAGGCTGCCACACGGCTGAAAAAGCAAGCGTCAATGCGGAACGCAGCCTCGTTCCTGACGACGCTCGACGAGAGTACGCTCTACCAGTTCGAATCCGTCTCCGAGGACGTTTTCGATGACGCCAAAGCAACGTTCGTCGAGTGGACGGATCTGGATGCGTCACTCACCGATTTCACTGTTGCAGCCCATATGGACGCCTCAGGGGTCGATCACATCCTCACCTACGACCGGCACTACGATGCGTTCGACGTGACAACGCTTCCGTATCGCAATCAGGACTAG
- a CDS encoding transcription initiation factor IIB family protein codes for MTTSEPYERAFDEDIQRGTTEPCPECGGPVRTNSAETVCADCGLIIDEQSIDRGPEWHRDDADTAKRTGAPLTPARHDRGLSTVIGSGQDATGTDLSGQKRRRLARMRREQSRARWRSKQERNLGHGLTEIRRIASALGLADSVRDQACQLFRTAQNERLLKGRSIEAMAAASVFGACRCNGESWLIDDVAPMAQVGQNRVENAYTVLNEELGLPTPPVSLDQFVPRLASDLGCTDVVRRRAEELVVQAVDAGITTGVHPSGFAAACLYMAACVHDAPLTQADAAAAAGVTVETIRSHRDRLLSIVE; via the coding sequence ATGACGACGAGTGAACCCTACGAGCGTGCGTTCGACGAAGACATCCAGCGTGGTACAACTGAGCCGTGTCCCGAGTGTGGGGGCCCGGTGCGAACGAATTCAGCCGAAACAGTTTGTGCAGATTGCGGACTCATCATCGACGAGCAGTCGATCGACCGTGGACCGGAGTGGCACCGCGACGACGCCGATACAGCAAAGCGAACGGGTGCACCACTCACCCCAGCACGGCACGACCGCGGCCTATCGACGGTGATCGGCAGCGGACAGGACGCAACGGGTACCGACCTGTCGGGCCAGAAGCGTCGACGCCTCGCGCGGATGCGTCGCGAGCAGTCCCGTGCGCGCTGGCGGTCCAAACAGGAGCGCAACCTCGGGCACGGCCTCACGGAGATCCGGCGGATCGCGAGCGCACTCGGGCTCGCGGATTCCGTACGTGACCAGGCGTGCCAGCTGTTCCGGACGGCACAGAACGAACGACTCCTCAAAGGGCGGTCCATCGAGGCGATGGCGGCCGCGAGCGTCTTCGGCGCCTGCCGGTGCAACGGGGAGTCGTGGCTCATCGACGATGTGGCGCCGATGGCGCAGGTCGGACAGAACCGCGTCGAGAACGCCTACACGGTGCTCAACGAAGAGTTGGGGCTGCCGACCCCACCAGTCAGCCTGGACCAGTTCGTCCCGCGACTCGCGTCCGACCTCGGCTGCACGGACGTTGTTCGACGCCGGGCAGAGGAGCTCGTTGTGCAGGCCGTCGACGCCGGCATCACGACCGGCGTGCATCCATCCGGATTCGCCGCCGCCTGCCTGTACATGGCGGCGTGTGTCCACGACGCGCCGTTGACGCAAGCCGATGCCGCGGCGGCCGCCGGGGTGACCGTCGAGACGATCAGGAGCCATCGCGATCGGCTGCTCTCCATCGTAGAATAG
- a CDS encoding SWIM zinc finger domain-containing protein codes for MSPERTRGDSVLRTDQPIHEIHRVDSTVIAVVSGSRQYDVRVDLATDGFTPWCDCPYDGPGACKHVVAVLLRCVDDPPPNEGDRLDAALDGVDADELRAFLRDELVADANLRDRFLARVGEPTRQSVDELRTAIDRRFEETNPEYHVVFEPIDFTQWFDLANEYREQGRDASAATVYRALVESLDDNMERVDGAYDHFSRAFSRAIDEYVDCVATAERDADAVTDAVAFLEERATSGTPFLAEHFEKAAVELREKLGEQSCE; via the coding sequence ATGTCTCCGGAGCGAACACGAGGAGATTCCGTACTCCGTACTGATCAACCAATCCACGAGATTCACCGCGTCGACAGCACTGTCATAGCCGTTGTGAGCGGCAGCCGTCAGTACGATGTTCGTGTTGACCTCGCCACCGACGGGTTTACCCCGTGGTGCGATTGTCCGTACGACGGGCCGGGAGCGTGCAAGCACGTCGTCGCCGTGTTGCTTCGGTGTGTCGACGACCCACCGCCAAACGAAGGCGATCGACTCGACGCCGCACTCGACGGCGTCGACGCCGACGAACTCCGCGCGTTCCTGCGTGACGAACTCGTGGCCGATGCGAATCTCCGCGATCGGTTTCTCGCCCGCGTCGGCGAGCCGACGAGACAGTCGGTCGACGAGCTTCGCACCGCGATCGATCGGCGGTTCGAAGAGACGAATCCCGAGTACCACGTCGTCTTCGAGCCGATCGACTTCACGCAGTGGTTCGATCTCGCGAACGAGTACCGCGAACAGGGGCGGGACGCGTCGGCGGCGACCGTCTACCGGGCACTCGTCGAGTCGCTCGACGACAACATGGAGCGCGTCGACGGCGCGTACGACCACTTCTCGCGTGCGTTCAGTCGGGCAATCGACGAGTATGTCGACTGTGTCGCGACCGCAGAACGGGACGCTGATGCGGTCACTGACGCCGTCGCATTCCTCGAGGAGCGGGCGACATCGGGAACGCCGTTCCTCGCGGAACACTTCGAAAAGGCAGCAGTCGAGCTTCGAGAGAAGCTTGGCGAGCAGTCCTGCGAGTAG